In a genomic window of bacterium:
- a CDS encoding polysaccharide deacetylase family protein: protein MSDLLRIGLGAAAAAVAGAAGYTVGAYAVTEGLSVGVVKRGPARPMVALTFDDGPDPEYTPRILDALAAAGVHASFFMVGSRAEAAAAAARAVAAAGHDVGNHTYSHRHLWGLSPAATVAEVDRGAAAIAAVTGIVPLYFRPPWGTFNWAAYLRAAQIGERRVLWSVRPEGFFVVASCSRMTELVVRRAHPGAIINLHDRGGHPSTPRVTWSALPGMIAGLRARGFEIVRLQVLLAGSV from the coding sequence ATGTCTGACTTGCTTCGGATCGGACTCGGCGCGGCCGCGGCCGCGGTCGCCGGCGCGGCCGGGTACACGGTGGGGGCGTACGCGGTCACGGAAGGCCTCAGCGTCGGCGTGGTGAAGCGAGGCCCGGCGCGTCCGATGGTCGCGCTCACGTTTGACGACGGTCCGGACCCCGAGTACACGCCCCGCATCCTGGACGCGCTGGCGGCGGCCGGCGTCCACGCGTCATTCTTCATGGTCGGCTCGCGGGCCGAGGCCGCCGCCGCCGCGGCCCGGGCGGTCGCCGCGGCCGGGCACGACGTGGGCAATCACACCTACAGCCACCGGCATTTGTGGGGACTCTCTCCGGCGGCCACGGTCGCCGAGGTGGACCGCGGTGCGGCCGCCATCGCCGCCGTCACCGGCATCGTCCCCCTGTACTTCCGTCCCCCGTGGGGAACGTTCAACTGGGCGGCGTACCTGCGGGCGGCGCAGATCGGCGAGCGGCGGGTGTTGTGGTCGGTACGCCCCGAGGGATTCTTCGTCGTGGCCTCATGCTCCCGGATGACGGAGCTGGTCGTCCGAAGAGCCCACCCCGGCGCGATCATCAACCTGCACGATCGCGGCGGCCATCCGTCGACCCCGCGGGTGACGTGGTCCGCGCTACCCGGGATGATCGCCGGGTTGCGGGCGCGCGGCTTCGAGATCGTCCGGCTGCAGGTCCTGCTTGCCGGTTCCGTCTGA